Below is a window of Streptomyces genisteinicus DNA.
CGAGGTGTACGGCGCGGGTGTGCAGGACCTCGCGTACGGGGCGGACGCCCGCAGCGCCGAGGGACTGGGATACGCGGTGTTCGACGTGTCCGCGGAGATCGACGGGCAGGTCCGCTGGCTGGACGCGGCCGCCCTGCTCGACGGTGAACTCCCCCTGGTGCCACGGCTGTACGAGGGCCCGTACGACGCCGCGAAGGTGCTGGAGCTGGCGACCGGCAGGGAGACGGTCTCGGGCCGGGGCCTGCATCTGCGGGAGGGTGTGGTGGTCCGCGCCGCGGTCGAGCGCTACAGCCCGGTGACCGGCGGGCGGGCCATCGCGAAGGCGGTCAGCCCGGCGTATCTGACGCGCAAGGGAGGCACCGAGTACGAGTGATGCCTGCGGTCCGGGGGACGGGGCGCCCGTCCCCCGGGCCGGCCGGCCCGGCCGGCCCGGCGGTCAGCGTGCGTCGCCCGCGGGCGGGCGGCGTTCGCCCAGCAGCCGGGAACCGGTCAGCTGCTCGCCGAAGACGTCGTCCGGGTTGGACAGCACGCAGGTCTCCAGGGACAGACAGCCGCAGCCGATGCAGTCCGTGAGGTGGTCGCGGAGCCTGCCGAGCTGCCGGATGCGCTCGTCGAGCACACCCCGCCACGCCTGGGAGAGCCTGGCCCAGTCCTCGCGGTCGGGGGTGCGCTCCTCGGGCAGTTCGGCCAGGGCGTCCCGGATGGTGGCCAGGGGGATGCCGACCCGCTGGGCGGCGCGGACGAACGCCACCCGGCGCAGCGTGTCCCGGCTGTAGCGCCGCTGGTTGCCGCTGGTGCGCCGGCTGGAGATGAGGCCCTTGGACTCGTAGAAGTGCAGGGCGGAGACGGCAGCGCCGCTGCGTGCGGCGAGCTGGCCGACGGTGAGTTCGTGGATCGTCTCGGGAATCTGGGGCACCCGCCGAACCCTACGTGCACGGTGGACTCGTCCCCGCCCTCCGTTGACAGAGCGCCCCCGGGCCGACCATGCTGAGCAAGCGCTTAGACATCGTCTGGGACAGATGTGTCGCGACATGCGCTTCGACAGTGCGAGAGGCAGGGACCAGGGACATGGCCGAGCCGAGGATCTTCACCTCCCCCGAGGAGCTGCGCGCCGGAGTGGGCGAGCAGCTGGGGCACAGCGACTGGCTGGAGATCGACCAGAAGCGGATCGACCTCTTCGCCGACGCGACGGGGGACCACCAGTGGATCCACGTGGACCCGGAGCGGGCGGCGGACGGCCCCTTCGGCACGACGATCGCCCACGGCTATCTGACCCTGTCGCTGCTGCCCGCGCTGGTGCCGCAGGTGCTGCGGGTCGAGGGCATGAAGATGGGCATCAACTACGGCACCAACAAGGTGCGCTTCCCCGCGCCCGTCCCGGTGGGCTCGCGCCTGCGCGCCACGGCCGTGCTCCAGCAGGTCGAGGAGGCGGGCGGCGGCGTGCAGATGACCGCCCTCGTCACGATCGAGCGCGAGGGCGGCGACAAGCCGGTGTGCGTGGCGGAGTCGGTCTCCCGCTACTTCTTCTGAGCCGTCGGGCCGGGGAGCCGTCGGGGTCCGGCCGTGGCCCGCTGCCCCGGGCTCCCGGGCCGGCCCCGCACCCGCTCAGCGGTCCTGCGGGGCTCCCACCATGCGCAGCACGAGGTCGGCGTAGAACGCGCCGACCTCGTCGGGCGTGCGGCGCCCCTGGGTGTTGAACCAGCGCGCCACGTCGATGCAGAGCGACAGGATGGCGACCGCGGTGCCCGGCACGTCGGGCACGGTGAACTCCCCGGCCGCGACGCCTTCGTCGAGGAGCCTGCGCACCACGGCGTCGCTCTCGCGCCGCAGCTCGATGATCTCCGCCCGGTGGTCGTCGGAGAGGGCGTCCAGCTCGTACTGGACGACGCGGGCCGTGGTGTGCCGTCCGGCGTGCCAGCGCACGAAGGAGCGGACGGCCTCGGCGAGCCGCTCGCGCGGGGTGCCGGGCGCCTCGTACGCGGCCGTCAGGATGTCGAGGGCCTTGTCGTGGCCGATGCGGCTGATCCGGTGGAGCAGCTCTTCCTTGGTCTTGTAGTGGATGTAGAGGGCCGCGGGGCTCATGCCCGCCCGCCCGGCGATGTCACGGGTGGTGGTGGCGTGGTAGCCGCGCTCGGCGAACGCCTCGACCGCGGCGACCAGCAGTTTCCTGGCCGCCTCCGGGGTGACCTGGTCCCACGGCTTCTCCTCGCCGGGCACGTCCTCGCCGGCCGCCGTCTGGTCCGCCGCAGTCATCACTCGCCCCTTCCCTGGCACAGGACGACACCATACCCCGCGAATGAGCGCCCGCTTAGGGCCTCGCGCGGGGGATCGTGCGGCGGCGGGGCGGCGGGGCGGACGGCCGCGGCGCCCGCGCTCCGGCTTTCTACAGCTTCTGGAAGGGGTCGTGCTCGGCCAGCAGCTTCTCCAGCCGGGCCTGGTCGACCCTGCTGACGATCTGGCCGGCCTCCTGGCGGTCCCGCACGACCTTGGCGAGCGTGAAGGCCGAAGTCGTCAGGTACAGCACGGCGACGGCGAGGAAGGCGCGCACCCAGGCGTCCGCCTCCATGTGGTAGATCCCGATGGCGACGGCGCCGAGCGCGACGGCGAAGGAGATCACGGCCTGGCTGTAGTAGGCCGCGGTGTTCTGCTGCTTGACCTGTGTCTCACTCATGGGGACAGCATCCGCGGCCGTGGCGGGTGTCACATGGGTGCTGCTACTCATCCGCGTACTCAGGCGGCCCTCCGGCCCTCGCGCGGCCCCCGCCCCGCGGCGGACTTCCCCGGAGGGCCCCCGTCCCCCGGCGGGCTCAGAACGCGCTCACCCCCGTGAGCGCGCGGCCGATGATCAGCTTCTGGATCTGGCTGGTGCCCTCGTAGAGGGTCATCACGCGGGCGTCGCGCAGCAGCTTGCCGACCGGGTACTCGTCGATGTAGCCGTAGCCGCCGAAGACCTGGAGGGCGTTGTTGGCCGCGCGGACGGCGGCCTCGGAGGCGAAGAGCTTGGCCTTGGAGGCGGCGGTGGCGAACTCCTCGCCCCGGTCGACGAGGTCGGCGACCCGCCAGGTGAGCAGGCGGGCCGCGTCGACGTCCACCGCGATGTCGCTGATCAGCTCCTGCACCAGCTGGTAGTGGGCGATGGGACGGCCGAACTGTTCGCGCTCCGCGGCGTAGCCGACCGCCGCGTCGAGCGCGGCCTGGGCGATGCCGACACAGCCTGCGGCCACCGACATCCGGCCCTTGGCCAGCGCGGACATCGCGATCGAGAAGCCCCTGCCCTCCTGGCCGAGCATGGCGGACGCGGGGACGCGCACGTCGTCGAGGACGAGTTCCGCCGTGGCCTGGCCCCGCAGGCCGAGCTTGCCGTGGATGGTGCGGCGGGACAGCCCGGGAGTGCCGGCGGGGACGAGGAAGGCGGAGACGCCCCGGTGCCCGGGGGTGTCGTTGGTGCGGGCGAACAGCAGCACCACGTCGGCCCAGGTGCCGTTGGTGATGAACATCTTGGTGCCGTTGAGCACCCAGTCGCCGCCGTCCGCGACGGCGCGGGTGGCCAGGCTGCCCGCGTCCGAGCCGGTGCCCGGTTCGGTCAGCCCGAAGCAGCCGACCGCGTCGCCCGAGGTCAGCCGGGGCAGCCAGGCCCGCTTCTGCTCGTCGGTCCCGTACGCGGCGACGGTCTTGGCGACCAGGCCGAGGGAGACGGAGACGATGCCGCGCACCGACGAGTCGCCGCGGCCGAGTTCCTCGGTGACCAGGCAGTAGGCGAGGTGGTCGCCGCCGGAGCCGCCGTACTCCTCGTCGACGGTGAGGCCGAGGAAGCCGAGCGCGCCGAGCTTCTTCACGATCCCGCGGTCGACGCTCTCGGTCCGGTCCCAGTCGACGACATGGGGGGCGACCTCACGGGCGACGAAGTCCGCGGCGAGCCGGCGGACGGCCGACTGCTCCTCGGTGAGCTCCAGGTTCATACGCGGACACCCCACTTTAACTACCACTGCTAGTTTATTTTGCCAGGCCCTACTATGTGCCGCATGGCCCGACCGCGCAAGCCCCTCCTCAGCCGTGACCGCATCGTCGAGGCGGCGGGCGCGCTCGTCGACGCGGAGGGACTGGACGCGGTCTCCACCCGGCGGCTCGCGGCCGAACTCGGGGTGAGCGGCCCGTCGCTCTACAACCACTTCCGCAACAAGGACGAGATCCTGGAAGCCGTGGCCGACGCGGTCAGCGCCCGTGTCGACCTGTCGATGTTCGACGCGGACGACCCCCGGGACTGGCGCACCGCGCTCCACGACTGGGCGCTCTCCTACCGGTCCGCGCTCCGGGCCCACCCCAACACCGTCCCGGTCCTCGCCCGCGGACCCGGCCGCCGCCCGGCCGGCCTCAAGGTCGCCGACGCCGTCTTCGGCGCGATGGTCCGCGCCGGCTGGCCGCCCGCCCAGGCCACGTACATCGGCGCGCTGATGCGCTACTTCATCACCGGCTCCGCCCTCGGTTCGTTCGCCCTCGGCTTCGTCGACGACGCGGACGCCTACGACCCGGCCGACTACCCCCATCTCGGCCAGGCCCACCTGCTGGCGGACCGCCGCGAGCAGGTGGACGAAGGGGCGTTCGAGACGGGCCTGCGCGCGCTGCTGGACGGGCTGACGGTGCAGTACGAGGCGGGAGCGGGGCGGAACGGGACGACGGCGGCCCCGTAGCGCGGGACGCGGGGACGCACGGGCGCGGCAGCCATCCTTCGGCCGCCGCCGAAGGATGGCTGCCGCATCCTGGGGGCATGACCTCGCCCCGCGACCTCGCCGCCCTCGCCTCGCTGCTCGCCGACGAGACACGCGCGGGCTTCGCCCTGGCGCTGCTCGACGGGCGCGCCTGGACGGCCGGGGAGCTGGCACGCCACGGCCGGGTGGCCGCGTCGACCGCGAGCGGGCACCTCGGCAAGCTGGTCGCCGGGGGCCTGCTCGCCGAGGAGCGCCAGGGGCGCCACCGGTACGTGCGGCTCGCCGACGACCGGGTGGCCCACCTGGTCGAGGAGCTCGCCGCGTACGCGTCACCCGGTCCGGCACCCCGGCCGCGCACGCTGCGCGAGTCGAGCGCCGCCCACGCGATGGCACGCGGCCGCACCTGCTACGACCACCTCGCGGGCCGGCTGGGCATCACCGTCACCGAGGCGATGACGGCGCGCGGGCTGATCGCGCAGGACTCGGGCTTCGCGCTCACCGGGCGGGGCGTCGACTGGTTCGACGGGGCGGGCATCCCGCTGGTCCGCACCGGACGCCGCCCGCTGGCCCGCGGCTGCCTGGACTGGACCGAGCGCCGGCCCCATCTCGCCGGGGTCTCCGGCGCCCGGCTGTGCGCGCACGCGCTGGAGTCGGGCTGGTGCGTGCGGATCGGGTCGGAGCGGGCTGTGAAGGTCACCGCGGAGGGCGAGCGGGCGCTGCACGAGCTGCTCGGCATCGAGCCCGGGAAATTGCGGTGAGCGCCGAAGGGTCGCGGCCGTACCGTCGCCGCATGACGAACCCCTCCCGCCCCGCCGCCTGGCCCGCCCTCGCGGCCGCCGCCGTCACCGTCGTCCTGTGGGCGTCCGCCTTCGTGTCCATCCGCAGCGCGGGGGACGCCTACTCCCCCGGCGCGCTGGCCCTCGGCCGGCTGCTGGCGGGCTCCCTCGCCCTCGGCTGCGTGCTGCTGGTCCGGCGCGAGGGGCTGCCGCCGAAGGCCGCGTGGCCGGGCATCGCGGTGTCGGGGCTGCTGTGGTTCGGCGTCTACATGGTCGTGCTCAACTGGGGCGAGCAGCAGGTGGACGCGGGCACGGCGGCGATGGTCGTCAACGTCGGCCCGGTCCTGATCGCCCTGCTCGGCGCGCGGTTCCTCGGCGAGGGGCTGCCGCCGCGGCTGGTCGCGGGCATGGCGGTCTCCTTCGCGGGCGCGGTGGTCGTGGGCCTGTCCATGTCCGGCGAGGGCGGCTCGTCCACCCTCGGCGTGGTGCTGTGCCTGGTGGCGGCGGTGGGGTACGCGGCCGGTGTGGTCGCCCAGAAGCCGGCCCTGACCCACGCGAGCGCGCTCCAGGTGACGACGTTCGGCTGCCTGGTCGGCACGGTCGCGTGCCTGCCGTTCGCGGGGCAGCTCCTCACGGAGGCCTCCGACGCGCCGCTCCCCGCGACACTCAACATGGTCTATCTCGGCGTCTTCCCGACCGCGCTCGCCTTCACGACCTGGGCCTACGCGCTGGCGCGCACCACGGCGGGCCGGATGGGCGCCACCACGTACGCGGTCCCCGCGCTCGTGGTGCTGATGTCGTGGCTCGCTCTGGACGAGGTCCCGGGCCTGCTGACGCTGGCGGGCGGTGCGCTGTGCCTGGCGGGGGTCGCCGTGTCCCGCTCGCGGGCCCGGACGGCCGCCGCCGGGACCGGTGGCGAGGCGGGGGCGGAGACCGCCGCCCGGCGCGGGGAGACGGCGCGCTGAGCGGGGGCGGGTGACGGCGGTCCGGTCCGGACCGCCGCGGGGAGACCGCGGGGCCCGTGCGGTGCACGGCAGGGCGGGGGTCCGTCCTGCCGTGCGGCGCGCGGGCCTGCGTCAGTGGGCGCAGTACGACGAGAGCGGCGCGGTGAGGAAGGGGAACATCTCGGTGACGTCGACGCGGGCCGCCAGCCGGTCGGCCACGTTGGTGGTCCGGTTGGTGTAGGTGAACACCACGTCGATCAGCGTCCGGGCCATGGAGACCTCCGACCGGGTGGTGTCCACGCCGGTGAGCGCGCAGTCCCGCGCGTACTGGGCGGCCGCGGCCGAGTAGATCTCGGGGTAGCGCAGCGCGCAGTAGTTGACCGCGCGGTGCCGGTCCGTGGAGCCGGTGTTGTCGGTCAGCGCCGTGACCCTGCTCAGCACCTCTTCGGCGGACGCCCGGAAGGCGCCGTCGTCGATCCCGTCAGGGGTCGGCAGCCGGTCGAGGAAGCTCGCGGTGTCGAAGGAGTAGAGCTGCTCGAAGGCGATCTGCGGCAGGGTGAGCCCGTTGCAGCGGTCCAGGGACGCCAGTCCGCCCATCGTGCCGATGACCACGTCGACGTCGCCGGCCCTGGGCGCCGGCCGGACCGTCTCCACGAGGAGGTCCACCTCGGCGCTGTCCCGCGGGACGAGGAGGTAGGCGTCGAGGCCCCCGATCGTCAGCACCCAGCACATCTGGCGTGCGAGATAGCGGTTGGCGGGTTCGTTGAGCACCGTGTGGACGGCCTGGCCGTCGGTCATGCCGCTCGTCTCCGTGCGGCCCACGGCCTGTTCGAGTTCCTTCTCCACGCCGAGGTCGGGGAAGCGGGCCTCGATCCGGCCGACGGCGTACACGTAGCCGCCGGAGCCCTGCGGGCCTCCCGCACCTCCCGCACCGCCGCATCCGCATCCGCATCCTGCGGCGGCTTCCGGTGGGGGCTCGGCGGAGACCGCGGCCGGGGCGGCGGGGGTTCCGGCCGGGACGACGGCGTCCGCCGGGCCGGCCCGCCCGAGGGCCGGACGCGGGGCGGGGGCCGGTTCGCGGGTCGCTTCGGGGGCCGGGCCCGGGGGTTCGGGGGCGGGCACGTTCTCGTTCTCGTTCATGGTTCTCCGTGTGTTGTCGACCGGCGCCCGCGCGGGGCGATGCTGAGCCAGCCGTTGAG
It encodes the following:
- the soxR gene encoding redox-sensitive transcriptional activator SoxR produces the protein MPQIPETIHELTVGQLAARSGAAVSALHFYESKGLISSRRTSGNQRRYSRDTLRRVAFVRAAQRVGIPLATIRDALAELPEERTPDREDWARLSQAWRGVLDERIRQLGRLRDHLTDCIGCGCLSLETCVLSNPDDVFGEQLTGSRLLGERRPPAGDAR
- a CDS encoding MaoC family dehydratase; this encodes MAEPRIFTSPEELRAGVGEQLGHSDWLEIDQKRIDLFADATGDHQWIHVDPERAADGPFGTTIAHGYLTLSLLPALVPQVLRVEGMKMGINYGTNKVRFPAPVPVGSRLRATAVLQQVEEAGGGVQMTALVTIEREGGDKPVCVAESVSRYFF
- a CDS encoding TetR/AcrR family transcriptional regulator, with protein sequence MTAADQTAAGEDVPGEEKPWDQVTPEAARKLLVAAVEAFAERGYHATTTRDIAGRAGMSPAALYIHYKTKEELLHRISRIGHDKALDILTAAYEAPGTPRERLAEAVRSFVRWHAGRHTTARVVQYELDALSDDHRAEIIELRRESDAVVRRLLDEGVAAGEFTVPDVPGTAVAILSLCIDVARWFNTQGRRTPDEVGAFYADLVLRMVGAPQDR
- a CDS encoding YiaA/YiaB family inner membrane protein, encoding MSETQVKQQNTAAYYSQAVISFAVALGAVAIGIYHMEADAWVRAFLAVAVLYLTTSAFTLAKVVRDRQEAGQIVSRVDQARLEKLLAEHDPFQKL
- a CDS encoding acyl-CoA dehydrogenase family protein: MNLELTEEQSAVRRLAADFVAREVAPHVVDWDRTESVDRGIVKKLGALGFLGLTVDEEYGGSGGDHLAYCLVTEELGRGDSSVRGIVSVSLGLVAKTVAAYGTDEQKRAWLPRLTSGDAVGCFGLTEPGTGSDAGSLATRAVADGGDWVLNGTKMFITNGTWADVVLLFARTNDTPGHRGVSAFLVPAGTPGLSRRTIHGKLGLRGQATAELVLDDVRVPASAMLGQEGRGFSIAMSALAKGRMSVAAGCVGIAQAALDAAVGYAAEREQFGRPIAHYQLVQELISDIAVDVDAARLLTWRVADLVDRGEEFATAASKAKLFASEAAVRAANNALQVFGGYGYIDEYPVGKLLRDARVMTLYEGTSQIQKLIIGRALTGVSAF
- a CDS encoding TetR/AcrR family transcriptional regulator, whose product is MARPRKPLLSRDRIVEAAGALVDAEGLDAVSTRRLAAELGVSGPSLYNHFRNKDEILEAVADAVSARVDLSMFDADDPRDWRTALHDWALSYRSALRAHPNTVPVLARGPGRRPAGLKVADAVFGAMVRAGWPPAQATYIGALMRYFITGSALGSFALGFVDDADAYDPADYPHLGQAHLLADRREQVDEGAFETGLRALLDGLTVQYEAGAGRNGTTAAP
- a CDS encoding ArsR/SmtB family transcription factor — encoded protein: MTSPRDLAALASLLADETRAGFALALLDGRAWTAGELARHGRVAASTASGHLGKLVAGGLLAEERQGRHRYVRLADDRVAHLVEELAAYASPGPAPRPRTLRESSAAHAMARGRTCYDHLAGRLGITVTEAMTARGLIAQDSGFALTGRGVDWFDGAGIPLVRTGRRPLARGCLDWTERRPHLAGVSGARLCAHALESGWCVRIGSERAVKVTAEGERALHELLGIEPGKLR
- a CDS encoding DMT family transporter; amino-acid sequence: MTNPSRPAAWPALAAAAVTVVLWASAFVSIRSAGDAYSPGALALGRLLAGSLALGCVLLVRREGLPPKAAWPGIAVSGLLWFGVYMVVLNWGEQQVDAGTAAMVVNVGPVLIALLGARFLGEGLPPRLVAGMAVSFAGAVVVGLSMSGEGGSSTLGVVLCLVAAVGYAAGVVAQKPALTHASALQVTTFGCLVGTVACLPFAGQLLTEASDAPLPATLNMVYLGVFPTALAFTTWAYALARTTAGRMGATTYAVPALVVLMSWLALDEVPGLLTLAGGALCLAGVAVSRSRARTAAAGTGGEAGAETAARRGETAR